The following proteins come from a genomic window of Diprion similis isolate iyDipSimi1 chromosome 8, iyDipSimi1.1, whole genome shotgun sequence:
- the LOC124409466 gene encoding protease inhibitors-like has product MMKNLPVCSLILVVLASGIYGHPIDEVEKQICIPGEQTQEDCNTCTCSVDGTRMVCTRMGCRRMSDEHLNASGPLLPHQNNLMHRTKRG; this is encoded by the exons ATGATGAAGAATCTTCCAGTGTGCTCCCTGATTCTCGTGGTGTTGGCGAGTG GAATCTATGGACACCCAATTGACGAAGTAGAGAAACAGATTTGTATACCAGGAGAACAAACTCAAGAAGACTGCAACACTTGCACCTGTTCTGTGGATGGAACCCGTATGGTCTGCACTAGAATGGGGTGCCGTAGAATGTCAGATGAACATCTGAATGCGAGTGGTCCCCTGCTTCCTCATCAAAACAACTTGATGCATCGTACCAAACGAG GTTGA